The following coding sequences lie in one Aspergillus puulaauensis MK2 DNA, chromosome 3, nearly complete sequence genomic window:
- the GPI14 gene encoding glycosylphosphatidylinositol-alpha 1,4 mannosyltransferase I (BUSCO:EOG09261XAF;~CAZy:GT50;~COG:G;~EggNog:ENOG410PH9I;~InterPro:IPR007704;~PFAM:PF09594,PF06728;~TransMembrane:9 (i9-28o79-104i125-154o160-179i252-271o322-340i352-377o389-411i423-442o);~go_component: GO:0016021 - integral component of membrane [Evidence IEA];~go_function: GO:0004376 - glycolipid mannosyltransferase activity [Evidence IEA];~go_function: GO:0051751 - alpha-1,4-mannosyltransferase activity [Evidence IEA];~go_process: GO:0006506 - GPI anchor biosynthetic process [Evidence IEA]), which translates to MASVFRNPAAIYGAAIGLRVVLLFYGAWQDAHSAVKYTDIDYMVFTDASRYVSRGESPYSRDTYRYTPLLAWMLLPTTWAIPGFFSFGKALFALSDVVAGWLVAKSLVLTHGMTPERSLKYASFWLLNPMVANISTRGSSEGLLGVLVIALLWAVLNRRIYLAGILLGLGVHFKIYPFIYGVSTLWWLEDEGPIPATTTATPRISESREAEPKFNNATTKSPGEQTRPDPTTTPVSIASQIVDFITPCRIRLTLTSLLTFAVLNAAMYLRYGTPFLQHTYFHHLTRIDHRHNFSPYSSLLYLTAAADPTSGYGSPTGSFESLAFIPQLLLAVVLIPLILGKKDLPGTMLAQTFAFVTFNKVCTSQYFLWYLIFLPFYLPTSSLLQNPRLGAFVAALWVVGQALWLQQGYLLEFLGISSFVPGLFLASLGFFAVNAWILGIIVEDVGGGTRSVKGQ; encoded by the exons ATGGCATCGGTCTTCCGAAACCCGGCCGCAATTTACGGCGCGGCCATTGGCCTCCGCGTGGTTCTCCTATTTTACGGAGCGTGGCAAGACGCACACTCGGCCGTGAAATACACAGATATCGACTATATGGTCTTCACCGATGCATCGCGCTATGTGTCTCGAGGAGAGTCCCCCTACTCCCGCGACACATACCGCTACACGCCCCTGCTAGCGTGGATGCTGCTTCCCACCACCTGGGCCATCCcgggtttcttctcctttggcAAGGCCCTCTTCGCACTGTCCGATGTTGTGGCGGGGTGGCTTGTCGCGAAGTCCTTGGTTTTAACGCACGGGATGACGCCAGAACGCTCTCTAAAGTATGCTAGTTTCTGGCTTCTAAATCCTATGGTCGCGAATATCAGCACGCGTGGTAGCTCCGAGGGTTTGTTGGGGGTGTTGGTTATCGCGTTGCTCTGGGCTGTTCTGAACCGCAGGATCTACCTGGCTGGTATCCTGTTAGGTCTCGGTGTGCATTTCAAGATCTATCCGTTTATCTACGGGGTTTCTACTCTGTGGTGGCTGGAAGACGAGGGGCCTATTCCTGCTACAACCACTGCTACCCCGCGTATATCGGAAAGTCGGGAGGCCGAACCCAAATTCAACAACGCTACGACTAAATCGCCAGGTGAACAAACCAGACCCGACCCTACTACGACCCCTGTCAGCATTGCGTCGCAGATCGTCGACTTCATCACCCCGTGTCGGATTCGGCTCACCCTAACATCCTTGCTTACCTTTGCTGTCCTCAATGCCGCCATGTACCTGCGCTACGGCACGCCTTTCCTCCAGCACACATACTTCCACCATTTAACCCGCATTGACCATCGGCATAATTTCTCGCCTTATAGTTCCCTTCTATACCtaactgctgctgcggacCCCACGAGTGGGTATGGAAGCCCTACCGGAAGCTTTGAATCCCTGGCTTTCATCCCGCAGTTGCTCCTCGCTGTCGTCCTTATTCCGCTCATTCTAGGCAAGAAGGACCTACCGGGGACGATGCTTGCGCAGACGTTCGCATTCGTCACATTCAACAAAGTCTGTACAAGCCAG tACTTCCTCTGGTACCTGATCTTCCTTCCCTTTTACCTCCCCACGTCATCCCTCCTGCAGAACCCCCGATTGGGAGCATTCGTTGCTGCGTTGTGGGTTGTCGGCCAG GCCCTCTGGCTGCAACAAGGGTATCTTTTGGAGTTCCTAGGAATATCGAGTTTCGTCCCGGGCTTGTTTCTCGCGAGCCTGGGGTTCTTTGCGGTGAACGCTTGGATTTTAGGGATTATTGTGGAAGATGTTGGTGGCGGTACTCGTAGTGTGAAGGGCCAATAA